From the genome of Nicotiana sylvestris chromosome 2, ASM39365v2, whole genome shotgun sequence, one region includes:
- the LOC104219140 gene encoding subtilisin-like protease SBT5.6 — MKNHNFVVFFLLFLMIFLNGFVSSTEETKVYVVYLGEHSGEKTLKEIEDHHCSFLHSVKATSKEEAKTSLVHSYKNVINGFSALLTPQEADMISGMEGVISVFHSDPHEIKPHTTRSWDFVSLMEGTSLINSGQDLLQNASYGKDIIVGVMDSGVWPESPSFNDEGMEPVPKSWKGICQEGVAFNSSHCNRKLVGARYYLKSYEANFGPLNETRDFRSPRDVNGHGTHAAATVGGRRVANASAIGGFAKGTATGGAPNVRLAIYKVCWPVPDQSLAEGNTCLTDDIIAAFDDAIADGVDVLSVSLGSQPRTTYYTQNGIAIGSLHALKRNIVVACSAGNDGPTPSTVGNVAPWIITVGASSIDRVFSSPIMLGNGMIVEGQTVTPIRRSRLHPLVYAGDVEIRGTTASNTTGLCFPGTLSRNLVRGKVVVCRGSSMQASMEVKRAGGVAAILGTPFNEIQVTPFLDSTTVAFSYGLNTIRTYIQTEKNPMATLLPGQTLIGTKSAPVMAPFTSKGPNIVDPNILKPDITAPGLNILAAWSEASSPLNLPEDRRVVKYNMQSGTSMSCPHVSAVIALLKSIHPDWSSAAIRSALMTTSTINNLVGRPITNATGNDANPFEYGAGHFRPSRAVDPGLIYDATYEDYLLYLCSQNISLDSSFNCPEEVPEASNLNYPSLAIANIKGSRTVRRVVTNVGKDNSTYVLAMRSPPGYDVDIIPKTLRFSKLGEKLSFNITIRAQSVERRNEFAFGRYTWSDGVHVVQSPIAASSA, encoded by the exons AATGGTTttgtttcatctactgaagaAACCAAGGTTTATGTAGTGTACCTTGGCGAGCACAGTGGAGAGAAGACtttgaaagaaatagaagatCACCACTGCTCATTTCTTCATTCTGTCAAGGCTACTTCCAAAGAGGAAGCTAAAACATCGCTAGTTCACAGCTACAAGAACGTCATCAATGGCTTCTCTGCTTTGTTAACGCCACAAGAAGCCGATATGATATCAG GGATGGAAGGGGTAATATCAGTATTTCACAGTGATCCTCATGAAATAAAGCCTCATACTACAAGATCTTGGGACTTTGTGAGCTTGATGGAAGGAACTTCACTCATAAATTCTGGACAAGATTTGTTGCAAAATGCTAGTTATGGGAAGGATATCATTGTTGGGGTTATGGACAGTG GGGTGTGGCCAGAATCTCCAAGTTTCAATGATGAAGGAATGGAACCAGTTCCAAAGTCATGGAAAGGAATTTGCCAAGAAGGTGTTGCCTTCAACTCCTCCCATTGCAACAG GAAATTAGTTGGAGCACGATATTATTTAAAAAGTTACGAGGCAAATTTTGGTCCTCTTAACGAGACGAGGGACTTTCGTTCACCAAGAGATGTAAATGGTCATGGTACTCACGCAGCAGCAACAGTAGGTGGTCGAAGAGTTGCCAATGCATCAGCAATTGGTGGATTTGCAAAAGGTACAGCAACAGGAGGTGCTCCAAATGTTCGCCTTGCCATTTATAAAGTATGTTGGCCAGTTCCAGATCAGAGCTTAGCTGAGGGAAATACATGCCTCACAGATGATATTATTGCTGCTTTTGATGATGCTATAGCTGATGGAGTTGATGTACTCAGTGTCTCCCTTGGGTCTCAACCTAGAACAACATATTATACACAAAATGGTATTGCAATTGGATCTTTGCATGCTCTGAAGAGGAATATTGTAGTAGCCTGTAGTGCTGGAAATGATGGTCCAACACCATCTACTGTTGGAAATGTGGCTCCATGGATTATCACAGTTGGTGCTAGTAGTATCGATCGTGTTTTTTCATCTCCAATTATGCTCGGAAATGGAATGATCGTCGAG GGGCAAACAGTAACTCCAATAAGGAGGAGTAGGTTGCATCCTTTGGTTTATGCAGGAGATGTAGAAATTAGAGGAACTACGGCAAGCAATACAACAGG ACTATGTTTTCCTGGTACACTTTCAAGAAATCTTGTAAGAGGAAAAGTTGTCGTCTGCAGGGGCAGTAGTATGCAGGCATCAATGGAGGTGAAAAGAGCTGGAGGTGTTGCAGCTATTTTAGGAACTCCATTTAATGAGATACAAGTCACCCCTTTTTTGGATTCCACAACAGTTGCTTTTTCATATGGCctaaatacaatccgaacataTATACAGACTGAAAAAAATCCAATGGCAACACTTCTCCCAGGGCAAACATTGATTGGTACCAAGTCAGCACCAGTCATGGCTCCTTTCACTTCCAAAGGACCAAATATAGTCGATCCTAACATTCTCAAG CCGGATATAACTGCTCCTGGATTAAACATACTAGCCGCATGGAGTGAAGCATCCTCTCCGTTGAACTTGCCAGAGGATCGTCGTGTCGTCAAGTATAATATGCAGTCTGGGACATCCATGTCTTGCCCACATGTTTCAGCTGTAATTGCACTCTTAAAATCCATTCATCCAGATTGGAGCAGTGCTGCAATCAGATCAGCTCTAATGACAACAT CAACAATCAATAATTTGGTTGGTAGACCAATAACAAATGCCACTGGTAATGATGCAAACCCCTTTGAGTACGGAGCAGGCCATTTCCGACCATCAAGAGCAGTAGATCCTGGACTCATTTATGATGCAACGTATGAGGATTATCTTCTCTATCTTTGTAGTCAAAACATAAGCCTAGATTCCTCGTTCAATTGTCCTGAGGAAGTACCAGAAGCAAGTAACCTTAACTATCCATCACTTGCAATAGCTAACATCAAAGGATCGAGGACCGTCAGAAGAGTTGTTACAAATGTTGGAAAAGACAATTCTACTTATGTTTTAGCTATGCGATCACCTCCTGGATATGATGTTGACATCATTCCGAAAACTTTACGCTTCAGCAAGTTGGGAGAGAAACTTAGCTTCAATATAACAATTAGAGCACAAAGTGTTGAAAGGAGAAATGAGTTTGCCTTTGGTCGGTACACATGGAGTGACGGAGTCCATGTGGTTCAAAGTCCCATTGCAGCATCATCCGCATAA
- the LOC104219141 gene encoding pentatricopeptide repeat-containing protein At5g57250, mitochondrial-like: MGVRDKLPLMDVVDYSIVIDGLCKGGHIDRALDLCNFAKNKGISFNIATYNSVINGLCRQGCVVEAFRLFDSLERNDIVPSEITYGILIDALSKEFLLADARNLFEEMFLKNLRPSTRMYNSLINGCSKLGQIEETLKLLHDLQAKGLRPDEFTVSAVLNCNCQNGGMEEAVGFYSEFKMKGTLPDFLGFMYLVSGLCDKGRMEESRCILREMLQSKSVSDLLGRVESQIETESIRSFLSLLCVRGSIQEAVTILNAVVSMFFPARRGCGAGNLLGKLEEPYNGREMDIDSRLHESWMLEKASNNRHDQYTQITQLLDFNSYYSRIALLCSKGEHDKANEVAKVITGFT, encoded by the coding sequence ATGGGAGTGAGAGATAAGCTACCTCTCATGGATGTGGTTGACTACTCAATTGTTATTGACGGCCTTTGCAAAGGAGGACATATTGACAGGGCATTAGATCTCTGTAATTTTGCCAAGAATAAAGGAATTTCTTTCAATATTGCAACCTATAACTCTGTTATCAATGGCTTGTGTCGTCAAGGGTGTGTGGTTGAAGCTTTTCGGCTATTTGATTCATTAGAAAGGAATGATATAGTTCCTTCAGAAATCACGTATGGTATACTCATTGACGCTTTGtcaaaagaatttcttttagcaGATGCTAGGAATTTGTTTGAGGAAATGTTCCTAAAGAATCTTAGACCAAGTACTCGCATGTATAATTCATTAATCAATGGATGCAGCAAGTTAGGTCAAATCGAGGAAACTTTGAAACTTCTCCATGATTTACAAGCTAAAGGCCTCAGACCAGATGAATTCACTGTGAGTGCAGTACTTAACTGCAATTGCCAGAATGGTGGCATGGAGGAAGCTGTTGGGTTCTATTCCGAGTTCAAAATGAAAGGCACACTACCTGATTTCTTGGGTTTCATGTACCTCGTGAGTGGCTTATGTGATAAAGGAAGGATGGAAGAATCTCGATGCATTCTGAGGGAGATGCTTCAATCAAAATCTGTCAGTGATCTTCTTGGCAGAGTTGAAAGCCAGATTGAAACAGAGTCTATTAGAAGTTTTCTTTCTCTATTGTGTGTGCGGGGAAGCATCCAAGAGGCAGTTACTATTCTGAATGCAGTGGTATCCATGTTTTTCCCTGCTAGAAGGGGGTGTGGTGCTGGGAATTTATTAGGGAAACTCGAAGAGCCTTATAATGGGAGAGAGATGGATATAGACTCAAGATTGCATGAGAGTTGGATGCTTGAGAAGGCATCAAACAACCGTCATGACCAATACACTCAAATAACCCAGTTGCTCGACTTCAATTCTTACTATTCCCGTATTGCTTTATTGTGTTCAAAAGGGGAGCATGATAAGGCTAATGAAGTGGCTAAAGTTATTACTGGTTTCACGTAG
- the LOC104219139 gene encoding beta-amyrin 6-beta-monooxygenase isoform X2, whose protein sequence is MISYLLALLLLPLSLTFIFFLRNRDSNSKKLPPGTSGWPLLGENIELALLGPEKFLKNRTEKYSPHVFQTLIMGEKLAVFCGAQGNKFLFSNENKLLTSWWPKSMKKALLFPEFAESSLKDVLTLQRGFLQDILKPEALKQYIPIMDAMAREHLDENWIPNGVVKVFPLSKKYTFDLACRLFMSLVNPEEIKRLADPFTLVTNGMFSMPIDLPGTAYNRAIKGGKMVRDELMRIISQRRKELQMENKETIAGGRDLLSKILLVTDENGRFMSEMEISNNIIGMLVASFETTSSAVTSVLKYLAELPHVYDQVYKEQMAIAKLKGEDELLTWEDIEKMKYSWNVVRESLRLTPPAQGAFRETITDCTYAGFTIPKGWKTFWSVHSTHKNPKYFTDPEKFDPMRFEGSGPAPYTFIPFGGGPRMCPGKEYARTEVLVLMHNVVKRFKLEKVIPDEKIVFDASPVPKHGLPVRLLPHGN, encoded by the exons aTGATTTCTTACCTATTAGCTCTACTATTACTTCCTCTATCTCTCACTTTCATTTTCTTCCTTCGTAACCGCGATTCGAATAGCAAAAAACTTCCACCAGGAACATCTGGATGGCCATTGTTAGGAGAAAACATCGAGTTAGCCTTATTAGGTCCTGAGAAATTCCTCAAAAATAGAACGGAAAAGTACTCACCTCATGTGTTCCAAACATTAATCATGGGAGAAAAATTGGCTGTGTTTTGTGGTGCGCAAGGGAATAAGTTCTTATTCTCAAATGAGAACAAGCTTCTCACATCCTGGTGGCCAAAATCCATGAAAAAGGCATTGCTTTTCCCTGAATTTGCTGAGAGTTCACTGAAAGATGTATTGACTTTACAACGCGGTTTTCTACAAGATATTCTCAAGCCTGAGGCTCTAAAACAATACATTCCAATTATGGATGCAATGGCTCGAGAACATTTAGATGAAAATTGGATTCCTAATGGAGTAGTAAAGGTTTTCCCATTGTCAAAGAAGTACACATTTGATTTGGCGTGTCGATTGTTCATGAGTTTGGTAAATCCTGAGGAAATAAAGAGGTTGGCTGATCCTTTCACTCTTGTTACAAATGGAATGTTTTCTATGCCTATTGATTTGCCCGGAACAGCTTATAATCGCGCTATCAAAGGCGGGAAAATGGTGAGGGATGAACTTATGAGGATCATTTCACAGAGGAGAAAGGAATTACAAATGGAGAATAAAGAGACAATAGCAGGAGGCAGAGACTTGCTGTCAAAAATATTGCTTGTTACTGATGAAAATGGAAGGTTTATGAGTGAAATGGAGATCTCCAACAATATAATAGGAATGCTAGTGGCAAGCTTTGAGACTACTAGTAGTGCAGTCACTAGTGTCTTGAAATATCTGGCTGAACTTCCGCACGTCTATGATCAAGTTTACAAAG AACAAATGGCAAttgcaaagttgaaaggagaagATGAGTTGCTAACATGGGAGGACATTGAGAAGATGAAATATTCTTGGAATGTAGTTCGTGAATCACTAAGGCTAACTCCACCCGCTCAAGGAGCTTTTAGAGAAACAATCACTGATTGTACATATGCAGGTTTTACCATTCCAAAAGGGTGGAAG ACATTTTGGTCAGTGCACTCAACACATAAGAATCCGAAATACTTCACTGATCCTGAAAAGTTTGATCCAATGAGGTTCGAGGGAAGTGGTCCAGCTCCCTACACGTTTATACCCTTCGGGGGAGGACCTCGAATGTGCCCTGGAAAAGAGTATGCTCGAACGGAAGTACTAGTGTTGATGCACAATGTGGTCAAAAGGTTTAAACTTGAAAAGGTTATTCCAGATGAGAAGATTGTGTTCGATGCTTCTCCTGTGCCAAAGCATGGCCTTCCTGTTCGCCTTCTGCCTCATGGAAATTAA
- the LOC104219139 gene encoding beta-amyrin 6-beta-monooxygenase isoform X3, with amino-acid sequence MAIAKLKGEDELLTWEDIEKMKYSWNVVRESLRLTPPAQGAFRETITDCTYAGFTIPKGWKTFWSVHSTHKNPKYFTDPEKFDPMRFEGSGPAPYTFIPFGGGPRMCPGKEYARTEVLVLMHNVVKRFKLEKVIPDEKIVFDASPVPKHGLPVRLLPHGN; translated from the exons ATGGCAAttgcaaagttgaaaggagaagATGAGTTGCTAACATGGGAGGACATTGAGAAGATGAAATATTCTTGGAATGTAGTTCGTGAATCACTAAGGCTAACTCCACCCGCTCAAGGAGCTTTTAGAGAAACAATCACTGATTGTACATATGCAGGTTTTACCATTCCAAAAGGGTGGAAG ACATTTTGGTCAGTGCACTCAACACATAAGAATCCGAAATACTTCACTGATCCTGAAAAGTTTGATCCAATGAGGTTCGAGGGAAGTGGTCCAGCTCCCTACACGTTTATACCCTTCGGGGGAGGACCTCGAATGTGCCCTGGAAAAGAGTATGCTCGAACGGAAGTACTAGTGTTGATGCACAATGTGGTCAAAAGGTTTAAACTTGAAAAGGTTATTCCAGATGAGAAGATTGTGTTCGATGCTTCTCCTGTGCCAAAGCATGGCCTTCCTGTTCGCCTTCTGCCTCATGGAAATTAA